The Dromaius novaehollandiae isolate bDroNov1 chromosome 3, bDroNov1.hap1, whole genome shotgun sequence genome includes the window CccttaaaaatgtttcttatgaaaacttttttcttttcttttcttttttttccctcctttcttatTCACATCTGAAGTTTCTTCTGCATCCATTGCTTTTGGAAGGCATGTTACTTCACAAGTTCACTTGATTGTTTTCCTGTTGACACTGATTTTTCTAGCTGATCAAGAGCAGCTGGGAAAAAGTGACAGTGGGCTGGTATTGAGTCTTAACAACAATAAATAAAAGACACTGGTTTAtgctgctgaaatatttcaaatataagAATTGTAAGTTTGAATAATTACGCAGTACAGAAGATTGATTTATGTTATTGGATAAGATTAAGGTTTAATTTGTTATGGAGTCAGATGATTTTAATCATGAATATAAATCTGTAGCAACTGTAAGGGATAGTGTGATCATGTGAAAACATTCCAATctataatatgaaaaaaaatatttcaatatgcTTGGAAGAATTAAATCAGACAGttgcaaacaaaatttcaaattttaatttgCCTTAAGTTTATTTTGGTTAACTACTAATTTgaagtctttttattttctttaagtccTGCTTTTTTAATGTCATACGTTATGGCATTGATATCCTCGTCAATCTTTGGCTGTTATGCATAGTACtttaatgtgtatgtatatatacattggTGCTTGCATAATTTTTACTCCCTTAGAATGGTAAAATGGAGGTACAATTTTTTCACTAGTTGAATACTTTGTAAGTTGGCATATAATACTTGGTTTTGCATTAGAAAACCAGGCAGATAAACTTGGGCTCATGCAGCAACTTTGGCCATCTCATGTAACATATTACTGCTTCAGCTAAAACTAGCAGAAAGTACTGTCTGTAGAGGACAAAAACTTTATAGAAGCGGGTATTTGCATATAACCTGTGATCTGTCTTTTTCATATCCTCAACAGAGCTGAAGAGGTCCTTGTACGCATTATTCTCACAGTTTGGTCATGTAGTGGACATTGTGGCTCTAAAGACTATGAAGATGAGAGGACAGGCTTTTGTTATATTCAAAGAACTTGGATCATCTACCAATGCTCTGAGACAGTTGCAAGGCTTTCCATTTTATGGGAAACCCAtggtaagtgtgtgtgtggggggctaTTAGACTTGAAAATAAACTTGCCATGGTATGCTATAGGGTTTTGGTACTTGGAATTCACATCagtacttcatatttttgcacCTTGAAAATTAACTGTCACATGCTTATAATTGTCTGTTTTTTCAGTGATGCCCTGTCTTGATGAATGCATACCTTTATGCTAGCTTGAGGGACACTGTTTGGACAGACTAGTTAAAAATGCAATGAGTTGAACTTAGCTCTTAGGTTTTCTAAATGCAAAAATTGCATTTGTATTTGCTGGATTAAAATCCTTAAGCTCTAAAATACTTCCTGCTCACCCATCATGTCTTCTTTTGCACAGGTTAAGTTTGTAATGTTCTTGAAATTAGGTGTTTTCACTCTAATCTATGATAGTACTTAAGGTTACTCCAGATATTCCTAATAAGTACCTAAAATATGATACTTCCTTTCGTAGGCAACAGCGAGAAGGATGAAACTCTCAATGGTTTACTCCCTATAAATCAAGATAAATGATTGTGGTGATTTTCTTGAAACCGATGAATAGTTTTTGCTTGTTCATGCATCAGATTAGTAAACACAAATGACTGAATTTCAGTATAACATCAGTGAAGCAAATGCAGTACTGCTTGATATAAGCTGATTTAATAATATACTTGATTATATGCAAAGTAACACAGCAATTAGCACACTTTTGTTGTTGCTTGTTTGGATAATTAGGCATCCCTTAATTCTGCATATATTTGTGAGGTGTAATGATACATGTAAATAGCCCACCCAACTTCAGTGATAGATGGATATATTACTGGCTTTCAGGTCAAGGCTTTCAGCATTAAGGAGACCACAAGCAGTTCTTTTGTTGCTGAGCCCACAAACTTGTTTCATTAACACCTTCAGGTTCTCTACCAGAAGTCTTAACAAGGAATTCTGCAATCTCTGTTCTGTCATTTGCCCTTAAAGGACTTTGTGCTCAGTAAAactcaaaaggaaataaaaagattaGGCCTTCATAAGCTTTCAGGTGTACATCTTCCCTCTTTGAATATCGCCTGCAGCATGCTTGCTCCATCTACCACTAGACAGACACGCACACGGAAACTCTTTACCTGCTGTGAAGTTACTCTGTATTTGGAGAGGTGGTCTCTGGTGATAAAAATGTGAGGATTGTACATATGCCTGTGCATGTTTATATGATGATATACATTTGTATACTTGTTGTGGAATCCACTTATCTCCTTGCTGAGTGCACTGGTCAGCCTTTGTCTGTAAAAGTGATGTTGTGCTGCTGACACAGTTTATGCAGTCCAGTTTGGATTAAGGCAAGTACTTGGCTTAACTTTGTATTTAAGAAGCCTGAGTTTTGCTGAGCGCAGTTTTCTGCAGTGATCTAAGAAATCACTGCAAAATCTTAACCCCCATAGGAATGCTTAAGCCTTTATGTTTGGTACTAGCTTCTACAACAGCAGAAAAACCGCACACACAAAATTTTGGTCAACTATAGTTACATAGCTTTGTACATCTAGTATCTTGACAggcattttaaaaagatgctGTTAACTGATTAAAGTTCAGAGTTAgaaagagtattttcttttcatgagtggcccatcttttttttttttttcttttaagagttcTGTAGTTGTGCTAAGAATTAGTTATGAGCATTCTTTAAGTGTATCTATGGTTTAGAACAACAGTGTTCTTAATATAAGAAATTTCTGGAGGAGATATCTGTGTGAAAATGTACAGTAGAACACAATTAATGAAGTTGGTGCAAAGTGTTTATTGTAACGAATTGCCAAAtgtacctttctttttctttttaaaaagcgtATTCAGTATGCAAAAACAGACTCTGACATCATCTCTAAAATGCGTGGTACATTTGCtgataaagagaaaaggaaagaaaagaagaaggccAAATCTCTGGAGCAGGCAGCAAATGCAGCAAATAAAAAGATTCTCCAGGTAAGCTGCttctatgtttttttgttttgttttgttttttaaaaaaagaaagaagaagctatttttaaatcTTCTGTAGCACTAAATGTTGTCTTTTAGTACTTCTCAGTTTCCTGAATTGTGGTCTTTTGGCAACTAGTGATTTTGAGCACTTACTAGAAGCTGAAGGAGAGGAGGTGATCACATATTGCttgttatccttttttttttttttttttttttttttttttgctgtactcAGATGAAAATAAAGATAGGTGGAGGTACAGTGAACTAAAATAGATGCTAACCTCTTTGGCAGGGTTGGGAAAAGTTATCTTTAATGCCAGCTTAAAGGCTCAACCAGCTGTGTTGTGTTAATGCCTTATTTGATGTATAAGCACTGTGGAATGGTAAATGGGAACAAGACAGTCCATTTAGTTACATGAAAAGGAGTTGGCTGAAAATATATCTCCATTAAGGGTTGGCCTGGCTTAAATTAACAAAGCTTAGTAACTTATGTGCTAAAGTGTAGTAGAAAATACCAAGGCAGAGGAGTTTGAATATTCCTACTAAGACTCAGTTTCGGGGAGAGTCACATTTTCTAGGCAGAGTATTCAGATTTCTCAGGATTTATTCAGTCAGTGGTTATACAGATCTGGTAGGAAAGAAGTAACTGTTAACAGTTATAATGGCAAGAGCTTTAGTTATTCCTGCTAAGCTGGAGTCCTCAGTGGAAACACCTAATTTTCTCTTATAAGATGTGTCCTGTCTAGACCTTCATTTTAAGAGCTACTTCCTTCCCATCTACTGAGCCCGAATTCATACTGTGAGAAAGTGATTTGCTCCACTGGCCGACTCGGCCATTAGTCAGATCAGATGCTACTGGTGGTGTGGAGTTTTTCtggtttgggttgggtttttttttgtattttgctttcattgtttGGCTTTGGAGTGCAGTGAAATCCATAGGCTTTGTTTCCCAACAGGAGGTATTTAATAAACCACAAATGTTTCTTAGACTACAGCTTAAAAAACTTCCTGTATGTTTCTTGAGTTGTACAAAAACATGCTGATGTGGGTTTTTGTATTTCTGACTGAATACCTTTGTAAAACTACTCTATACTTGTTTACTAGGGAGCAATGCAAAATTCAGCCAATGCCCAAGGGACTTCATCACAGAATCAGCAggtaatgcttttttctttttttctttgtaaccaAAAGCACTGAagtttaaaaattattctgtatAAATAACTTTATTATACATGGAATCTTGGTGGAATCTTGAGGATATATTTTACaatgtgttttggggggggggctttgTCTAGCAGGTAAAGCacaataagtaaaaaaaaaaaaaaagaaaagaaaacaaaaaaaacctctttactgGATCagacatgaaatgaaaatatgcagTTTCTCAGTGTTATACAAAACCCTGCATTATCAACAAATCCTACTTGATTCTTAAATTTAGTCTGTACTTAGTATCAGTTGAAGGATTCTCAGATCTCTTCATCTTTAATAAAGTCCCTCTAACTTACTTGTTTTTTAGTagtagaaaaggaaaaggaagaataaaggTATTGGGACACCTGTGTAAAAGTCTTCTTCTGGAGGTTCAGGGGAACTCTgttcagtgtttttcttcctcaTAAATGTCTTACTTTCTAAAAGATTGTGTGGAGATGTAGCCACAGCTTGCTATGCTCCACTCATCTTGGCTGCTCAGTGACTTTCTAAATGATTGGTGTATGTTAAAATTGGAGTTCCTAGAGAGTCAAGATTTGTACGCAGGCAAATACTTTAAAAGGATGTATTCAGCCTGCATTTCTTAACTGTTGAGATTAAGAATTGGGTACCTAAACCACAGGGAAAATGTTGTTTCCCATatacattttctttgaaatatcaTGTGTAACATGGCACAGCACGTGTGTGCAGTTTCCATCAAAGCACAACActgaatatttaagtattttaaactaTTTCATTGGAAGATCACTTTCTAAAGGCACTGCCTGGAATATTTTCATCAGTTAATGCATCAGCAGAACAAATTCCTTTAAGTTGCTTGGTCTCAGTATTAGGACACTTGTTTGAAGTTGTGGtggccgtgtgtgtgtgtgtgtgtgtgttaaaaaaaaagaagaagaaaaaaaaaaaaaagtaaatctccTTCATAACTTAGGAACGTACTAGCCTTTCAGTGCAGTGTCAGCAAACTGACTACTCAGCCTTAGGTCTGGTGGGTTGGCACAAATCAGTACTACTGGTAAATCTGTTGgataaaaatttttaaagcttaaaatCTAATGGGTTTCTGATCAGGAGGTTTGAACAGGGCACTGTAATAAAACCGAGTCTGTGGTGTGGGTTTCAGTTGCCCAAAGATAGGTTACTTCAGTACCACTGTAGATGAATAAGACATTTATCttggcctccaaatgcctttctggGAGGCTGCATGTCTTCTATAGGTTCTTTATTGGCT containing:
- the SNRPB2 gene encoding U2 small nuclear ribonucleoprotein B'' yields the protein MDIRPNHTIYINNINDKIKKEELKRSLYALFSQFGHVVDIVALKTMKMRGQAFVIFKELGSSTNALRQLQGFPFYGKPMRIQYAKTDSDIISKMRGTFADKEKRKEKKKAKSLEQAANAANKKILQGAMQNSANAQGTSSQNQQVPDNPPNYILFLNNLPEETNEMMLSMLFNQFPGFKEVRLVPGRHDIAFVEFENEVQAGAARDALQGFKITPSHAMKITYAKK